A window of the Dickeya dianthicola NCPPB 453 genome harbors these coding sequences:
- a CDS encoding MATE family efflux transporter, giving the protein MALAWPMMVTAVVVSLSQNMQIAILGNGTESQTLLTLSFLQPFNFLFIAILECLAITNQVFSARSRHDWPRQRIWHSTLWLGGAGVLTTALAALLCRVLASPLSGWMNSPDLAWMQSAAPGYLLSMTPFLALEMCNAALRGQGRTVPAMTLMCGYVLLNAAGCYLGFHVYQLGFDAVLLANSVPALLLLPLAARALRRVARPVPDARPQAFAPRLLALLTNAGLPVGFSMLVVFSSSMVIFPLVTALGAGFLPAFLIVIKLRAFFIIPAVATGSAIAILLNQRLKTHAAPLLASLLNDGVWLIVLVYLALTAGVCWVREGILAGFSNDEAIRQSSQTLLLLLLPTFFLTSLVAALQTLLEQMERGKRVLIFTLMLELLMVAVALTAHRYFNDVQAIAGLMVVFSLLYAVVFLREYRLLVSALGERDAAV; this is encoded by the coding sequence ATGGCATTGGCCTGGCCGATGATGGTGACCGCGGTGGTGGTGTCGCTGTCTCAGAATATGCAGATTGCGATTCTGGGCAACGGCACCGAAAGCCAGACGCTGCTGACGCTGTCCTTTTTGCAGCCGTTCAACTTCCTGTTTATCGCCATTCTGGAATGCCTGGCGATCACGAATCAGGTATTCAGCGCGCGCTCCCGTCATGACTGGCCGCGGCAGCGCATCTGGCACAGCACGCTGTGGCTCGGGGGCGCTGGCGTGCTGACGACGGCGCTGGCGGCGCTGTTGTGCCGGGTGCTGGCATCGCCGCTGTCCGGCTGGATGAACAGCCCGGATCTAGCGTGGATGCAGAGCGCCGCGCCGGGGTATCTGTTGTCGATGACGCCGTTTCTGGCGCTGGAAATGTGCAACGCGGCGCTGCGCGGGCAGGGGCGAACCGTACCGGCCATGACGCTGATGTGCGGCTATGTGCTGCTTAACGCCGCGGGCTGTTACCTGGGTTTTCACGTCTACCAGCTTGGTTTTGATGCCGTGCTGCTGGCAAACAGCGTTCCGGCGCTGCTGCTGTTGCCGTTGGCGGCGCGGGCGCTGCGCCGGGTTGCCAGGCCGGTGCCGGATGCGCGGCCGCAGGCGTTCGCGCCTCGCCTGCTGGCGTTGCTGACCAACGCCGGGTTGCCGGTAGGCTTTTCCATGCTGGTGGTATTCTCCAGTTCGATGGTGATTTTTCCGCTGGTGACTGCGCTGGGCGCGGGATTTTTACCCGCGTTCCTGATCGTGATAAAGCTGCGGGCTTTCTTCATCATTCCGGCGGTGGCGACCGGTTCCGCCATTGCCATTCTGCTGAACCAGCGCCTCAAAACTCATGCCGCGCCGCTGCTGGCGAGCCTGCTGAACGATGGCGTCTGGCTTATCGTGCTGGTTTATCTGGCGCTGACCGCCGGCGTATGTTGGGTGCGCGAGGGTATTCTGGCCGGGTTTTCCAATGATGAGGCGATCCGGCAATCCAGCCAGACGCTGCTGCTGCTGCTGCTGCCGACATTCTTCCTCACCTCGCTGGTGGCGGCGCTGCAAACGCTGCTGGAACAGATGGAGCGGGGAAAACGGGTGTTGATTTTCACGCTGATGCTGGAATTGCTGATGGTGGCGGTCGCGCTGACTGCGCATCGTTACTTTAACGACGTGCAGGCGATCGCCGGTCTGATGGTGGTGTTCAGCCTGCTGTACGCCGTGGTGTTCCTGCGTGAGTACCGGTTGTTGGTCAGCGCGCTGGGAGAACGGGATGCTGCTGTATAA
- a CDS encoding VfmB protein gives MSVEYVKRVWEVFRDQPLSDALACLLQAPSGDAQYVHPIGYQIQDISSLPDADQPQRLFDRVLNHLGLDAVRGTDTLTLPASFPILVCAARLGVLARMQTMSWHHLSSRSSFGTKTTRHQLIKASFADVAGKAALLLEQQYQRLQEGDLAGLEDDHYQITQLNNEAEKMMGGHGFLLGNTHSLSYFSMMLYSVYGKASCLAAA, from the coding sequence ATGTCAGTTGAATACGTCAAGCGAGTCTGGGAGGTGTTTCGAGATCAGCCGTTGTCCGATGCGTTGGCCTGCCTGCTGCAAGCGCCGTCGGGAGACGCGCAATACGTTCACCCGATTGGGTATCAGATTCAGGACATCAGCAGCCTGCCTGACGCCGACCAGCCACAGCGCTTGTTTGACCGGGTGTTGAATCACCTCGGTCTGGATGCGGTGCGCGGTACGGATACCCTGACGCTGCCGGCCAGTTTTCCGATACTGGTGTGCGCCGCCCGTCTGGGCGTGCTGGCCCGCATGCAGACCATGAGCTGGCATCATCTGTCCAGCCGTAGCAGTTTTGGCACCAAAACTACCCGTCATCAATTGATTAAAGCCAGTTTCGCCGACGTGGCCGGTAAGGCGGCGCTGCTGCTGGAGCAACAGTATCAGCGTTTGCAGGAGGGCGACCTGGCCGGCCTGGAAGATGACCACTACCAGATCACCCAGCTTAACAATGAAGCGGAAAAGATGATGGGCGGACACGGTTTCCTGTTGGGCAATACCCATAGCCTGTCCTATTTTTCCATGATGCTCTACAGCGTCTATGGCAAAGCGAGCTGTCTGGCGGCAGCCTGA
- a CDS encoding acyl carrier protein yields the protein MSTLLITIQQALREVMENDDIKINEKTDFDHDLDLDSVMFVQFLLTLEDNIDGLLFDPDQINMDAFTTVGSLIDWLNANVLQEVRHVS from the coding sequence ATGTCTACGTTATTAATCACGATTCAACAGGCGTTACGCGAAGTCATGGAAAATGACGACATCAAGATCAATGAAAAAACGGATTTTGATCATGACCTCGATCTGGACTCGGTGATGTTTGTGCAATTTTTGTTGACGCTTGAAGATAACATCGACGGACTGCTGTTCGATCCTGACCAAATCAACATGGATGCCTTCACCACCGTGGGTAGCCTGATTGACTGGCTGAATGCCAATGTGTTGCAGGAGGTGCGGCATGTCAGTTGA
- a CDS encoding 3-oxoacyl-[acyl-carrier-protein] synthase III C-terminal domain-containing protein, with protein sequence MFCLNDIHHEAPERIRRFPLMALGASHQLREGQRRVMEKLYQLKTVPMRSDSHQAMLESAVAGLVDSWPTLPSQEGLLIYARTQTHNTFFDRHWLDEILHRQRLEHWDVATLGLNHCAGALSALHLVRHSAVRRNQPVLLLTGEKAFHPEINRFTVGVQGELPVAALFNVANSPWQVTFTAVRHLSRFYNNPDNMTRQEKAELNSCLLDEFCRFIVDAVRDSGIGMDEMDYFVPCNLNLPLLRQMAQRLNMGDRLFSQQVSDYGHLYCSDVLFNFSTLMKTTTGRAKNYFCFSMGMGVTLSCALIQQIDI encoded by the coding sequence ATGTTTTGCCTTAATGACATTCATCATGAAGCGCCGGAGCGCATCCGGCGTTTTCCCCTGATGGCGCTGGGGGCTTCGCATCAACTGCGGGAAGGGCAGCGCCGCGTGATGGAAAAGCTGTATCAGTTGAAGACGGTGCCGATGCGCTCCGACAGCCATCAGGCGATGCTGGAGTCGGCGGTGGCGGGGCTGGTTGATAGCTGGCCGACGCTGCCTTCGCAGGAAGGGCTGCTGATTTATGCCAGGACGCAGACGCACAACACCTTTTTTGACCGCCACTGGCTGGATGAGATTCTGCATCGTCAGCGGCTGGAACACTGGGACGTCGCGACGCTGGGTCTGAATCACTGCGCCGGCGCGCTGTCGGCGCTGCATCTGGTGCGGCACAGCGCGGTTCGCCGGAACCAGCCGGTGCTATTGTTGACGGGGGAGAAGGCGTTTCACCCTGAAATCAACCGTTTCACGGTCGGTGTGCAGGGCGAGCTGCCGGTGGCGGCGCTCTTCAATGTGGCGAACAGCCCGTGGCAGGTGACCTTTACAGCGGTCAGGCACCTGAGCCGTTTTTATAATAATCCAGACAACATGACCCGGCAGGAAAAAGCCGAACTGAATAGCTGCCTGCTGGATGAATTTTGTCGTTTTATTGTCGATGCCGTCAGGGACAGCGGCATAGGCATGGACGAAATGGACTATTTTGTCCCCTGCAATCTTAATTTGCCGTTATTACGTCAGATGGCGCAACGTCTGAATATGGGCGATCGCTTATTCAGCCAGCAAGTCTCTGACTACGGGCATCTGTATTGCTCAGACGTATTATTTAATTTTTCTACACTAATGAAAACTACAACCGGTCGCGCGAAAAATTATTTTTGTTTTTCGATGGGAATGGGGGTCACGCTTTCCTGCGCGCTGATACAGCAAATTGATATTTAA
- a CDS encoding amino acid adenylation domain-containing protein, which translates to MDNISHHVFNNPVLVLNKGLLPDHDDVSLARYLFSALTLAVSRISQNEEMIVGFHLHPQEITCWGHDDRIRENIIPLNIQLSSDTPIAGFIQNMMAWMTADAIQQENNAGARVLRLGAQHTRQDIFDLELTWQPPVDNAPVRALVCHVVSREGTFMLTLRFNPARFSAAQVRKLPAVWRQITAFAEKNGAETLRDIRLIDDAERQCVLHTFNQTDQAWDGEANLADRLKNRAQRHPEQTAVVFRDRSLSYRQLYQQAGALAHYLNAQSTERERCVGLFVEPSLALMTGAWGILLSGNAYLPLSPEYPQDRLAYMLENSQTRIIVTQPHLRERLLALSPPGIQVVTPDDVEAFMRQHAHRLPDAPANDIASHHLAYVIYTSGSTGKPKGVMIEHHSVLNQMNWLAQTFGLNEDTVIVQKTPMSFDAAQWEILSPACGCRVVMGEPGVYRNPEQLVDMLAEYRVTTLQCVPTLLQALLDTERLTSCPALRQIFSGGEALQKHLAQACLETLPDCELINLYGPTECTINSSAFRVDPAGVQQGPDTLSIGAPVANTRYYILDNCLTPVAVGQTGELYIGGDGVARGYLNRDDLTAERFIVDPFAPAGSGRRLYRTGDIASWNHDGTVQYAGRADNQVKLRGYRVELDEIRSAIETHEWVKAAAVIVRNDPFTGYQNLISFIELNAREAALMDQGNHGSHHQSKADKAQVMMQLANKGCREFPAAGQPYTLDLPGKQPDEKQRRTAFARKTYRFYDGGAVSRDDILSLLHEPLLTAISRQPGALTLDDLGHWLRYLGQFTSAERLLPKYSYASPGALYATQVFLELNGVAGLAAGHYYYQPVHHQLVRVSEQTSVTPGSLRLHFVGKRSAIEPIYKNNIREVLQMEMGHIIGLLDNVLPGYGLGVALCDAAALDPTPLTIDPDDDYLGACDVLCGPRLPADDDLDIYVQTAGANIANLPVGTYRYVRGDLQHIADEVIDKKHVIAINQAVYERSSFGISIASRTEGWAGYVHVGRKLQRLQMNPLNLGLMSSGYSSETGNDLPAARRFWQILGHRTGPYYFFIGGRISDEQKDSEGMKEDAVHMKGPAEMIRDDLAAFMPDYMMPNKVLILDEMPLTANGKIDTKALANINVELKHKTIVAPRNPLEHQVMAVWQAKLKREEVSVDDNFFESGGNSLIAVSLINELNATLNASLPLQVLFQAPTVEKLAAWLSRARQEPVSRLVQLQPKGCQAPIYCWPGLGGYCMNLRLLARQLGAERPFFGIQAHGINPGEAPYATIGEMAARDIELIRRHQPHGPYTLWGYSFGARVAFETAWQLELAGEVVENLYLLAPGSPKLRDDRVAGMSRTADFDNPGYLTILFSVFIGSITDPALARCLETVRDEESFVAFITGLNPALDDGLVRRITRIVAQTFSFTYTFSELQQRQLNAPVTIVKAQGDDYSFIENHGGFSTQPPTVLELMADHYSMLKAPGIDELTSVIQYQQSPSSLVG; encoded by the coding sequence ATGGATAACATTTCGCATCACGTATTCAATAACCCGGTATTGGTGTTGAATAAAGGATTATTACCTGATCATGACGATGTCTCGCTAGCTCGTTATTTATTTTCCGCCCTGACGCTGGCGGTGTCACGTATTAGCCAGAATGAAGAAATGATCGTCGGTTTTCATTTACATCCGCAGGAAATAACCTGCTGGGGACATGACGACCGTATTCGTGAAAATATTATTCCACTGAATATTCAACTCAGTAGTGATACGCCGATTGCCGGTTTTATCCAGAATATGATGGCGTGGATGACCGCGGATGCCATTCAACAGGAAAATAATGCGGGGGCCAGGGTACTGAGGCTGGGGGCGCAGCATACGCGCCAGGATATTTTTGACCTGGAGCTGACATGGCAACCGCCAGTGGATAATGCGCCGGTCCGGGCGTTGGTCTGTCATGTGGTCAGCCGTGAAGGGACCTTCATGTTGACGCTGCGGTTTAACCCGGCTCGTTTCAGCGCGGCGCAGGTGCGCAAACTGCCTGCGGTATGGCGTCAGATAACGGCGTTCGCCGAGAAAAATGGCGCGGAAACGCTGCGTGATATCCGGCTGATTGATGATGCTGAGCGTCAATGCGTACTGCATACCTTTAACCAGACCGACCAGGCGTGGGACGGCGAGGCGAATCTCGCCGACCGGCTGAAAAACCGGGCGCAACGCCATCCGGAGCAGACCGCGGTGGTGTTCCGCGATCGGTCGCTGAGTTACCGGCAGCTCTATCAGCAGGCGGGCGCGCTGGCGCATTACCTGAATGCGCAGAGTACGGAGCGCGAGCGTTGCGTGGGGCTGTTTGTCGAGCCATCGCTGGCGCTAATGACCGGCGCCTGGGGGATTTTGCTGTCCGGCAACGCCTATCTGCCGTTATCGCCGGAATACCCGCAAGATAGGCTGGCTTATATGCTGGAGAACAGCCAGACCCGTATTATCGTTACCCAGCCTCATTTGCGCGAGCGGCTGCTGGCGCTGTCGCCGCCGGGAATTCAGGTGGTGACGCCGGACGATGTCGAGGCGTTTATGCGTCAGCATGCGCACCGTCTGCCCGACGCGCCGGCGAACGATATCGCATCGCATCATCTGGCCTATGTGATTTATACCTCCGGCAGCACCGGCAAGCCGAAAGGCGTGATGATTGAACATCATAGCGTGCTGAATCAGATGAACTGGCTGGCGCAAACCTTTGGGCTGAATGAAGACACGGTGATAGTGCAGAAAACGCCAATGAGCTTTGATGCGGCGCAGTGGGAAATTCTGTCGCCGGCCTGCGGTTGCCGGGTGGTGATGGGCGAGCCGGGCGTGTACCGGAATCCGGAGCAACTGGTGGACATGCTGGCGGAGTATCGGGTGACCACGTTGCAGTGCGTGCCGACGCTGTTGCAGGCGCTGCTGGACACCGAACGCCTGACTAGTTGCCCGGCGCTGAGGCAGATTTTCAGCGGCGGCGAAGCGCTGCAAAAGCACCTGGCGCAGGCGTGTCTGGAGACGCTGCCCGATTGCGAACTCATCAATTTGTACGGCCCGACCGAATGCACCATCAACAGTTCCGCTTTTCGGGTTGACCCCGCAGGCGTGCAGCAGGGGCCGGATACGCTGTCCATCGGCGCACCGGTGGCGAATACCCGTTATTACATTCTGGATAACTGCCTGACGCCGGTGGCCGTCGGGCAAACCGGTGAGCTGTATATCGGCGGCGACGGGGTGGCGAGAGGCTATCTGAATCGTGATGACCTGACCGCCGAGCGTTTCATCGTCGATCCGTTCGCGCCGGCCGGTTCCGGGCGGCGTTTGTACCGGACCGGCGATATCGCCAGTTGGAATCACGACGGCACGGTCCAGTACGCCGGCCGTGCCGACAATCAGGTCAAACTGCGCGGTTATCGCGTCGAGCTGGATGAGATCCGTTCGGCGATCGAAACCCATGAATGGGTGAAAGCGGCGGCGGTGATCGTCAGGAACGACCCGTTTACCGGCTATCAGAACCTGATTTCGTTTATTGAACTGAACGCCCGTGAAGCCGCGCTGATGGATCAGGGCAATCACGGTTCACACCATCAGTCCAAAGCCGATAAGGCACAGGTGATGATGCAACTGGCGAATAAAGGCTGCCGGGAATTTCCGGCAGCCGGCCAGCCGTATACCCTCGATTTGCCGGGCAAACAGCCGGATGAAAAACAGCGCCGCACCGCGTTTGCCCGCAAAACCTATCGGTTTTACGACGGCGGCGCCGTAAGCCGTGACGATATTCTGTCGCTGCTGCACGAACCGTTGTTGACGGCGATATCCCGCCAGCCGGGTGCTCTAACGCTGGACGACCTCGGGCACTGGCTGCGTTATCTGGGCCAGTTCACCAGTGCGGAACGGCTGCTGCCCAAATATAGCTATGCTTCGCCGGGCGCGCTGTATGCCACCCAGGTTTTCCTTGAGCTGAACGGCGTGGCCGGGCTGGCCGCCGGGCATTACTACTACCAGCCGGTGCATCACCAACTGGTGCGGGTCAGCGAGCAGACCTCGGTGACGCCGGGCAGCCTGCGACTGCACTTTGTCGGTAAGAGGAGCGCGATCGAACCCATCTACAAAAATAACATTCGGGAAGTATTGCAAATGGAGATGGGGCATATCATCGGTCTGCTGGATAACGTCCTGCCGGGTTATGGCTTGGGCGTGGCGTTGTGCGACGCGGCGGCGTTGGACCCGACGCCGTTGACCATCGACCCGGACGATGACTATCTGGGAGCTTGCGATGTGCTGTGCGGGCCGCGTCTGCCGGCGGATGACGACCTGGATATTTACGTGCAGACCGCCGGCGCGAACATCGCCAACCTGCCGGTTGGGACCTATCGCTACGTTCGCGGCGATTTGCAGCACATTGCCGATGAGGTCATTGATAAGAAACACGTTATCGCCATCAATCAGGCGGTGTATGAACGTTCGTCGTTTGGCATCAGTATCGCCAGCCGGACCGAAGGCTGGGCCGGATACGTGCATGTGGGGCGTAAACTACAACGCCTGCAGATGAACCCTCTGAATCTCGGGCTGATGTCTTCCGGCTACAGCTCGGAAACCGGCAACGATTTGCCCGCCGCCCGCCGTTTCTGGCAGATTCTCGGTCATCGTACCGGGCCATACTATTTCTTTATTGGCGGGCGCATCAGCGATGAGCAGAAAGACAGCGAGGGCATGAAGGAAGACGCCGTACACATGAAAGGGCCGGCGGAGATGATTCGTGATGATCTGGCGGCGTTCATGCCGGATTACATGATGCCGAACAAGGTGCTGATTCTCGATGAGATGCCGTTGACGGCAAACGGCAAAATCGACACGAAAGCGCTGGCGAATATTAATGTCGAGCTGAAGCACAAGACGATCGTCGCACCCCGTAACCCGCTGGAACATCAGGTCATGGCTGTCTGGCAGGCGAAGCTGAAACGCGAGGAGGTGTCGGTGGATGACAATTTCTTCGAGTCGGGCGGGAATTCGCTGATCGCCGTCAGCCTGATCAATGAGTTGAATGCCACGCTGAACGCCAGCCTGCCGTTGCAGGTGTTGTTTCAGGCGCCCACCGTTGAAAAACTGGCGGCGTGGCTGAGCCGCGCGCGTCAGGAGCCGGTATCCCGCCTGGTTCAGTTGCAGCCCAAAGGGTGCCAGGCGCCAATCTACTGCTGGCCGGGTTTGGGCGGCTACTGCATGAACCTGCGGCTGCTGGCGCGTCAGTTGGGCGCGGAGCGACCGTTCTTTGGCATTCAGGCTCACGGCATCAATCCGGGCGAGGCGCCTTACGCCACCATCGGCGAGATGGCCGCCAGAGATATTGAACTGATTCGCCGGCACCAGCCGCACGGGCCATATACGTTGTGGGGTTACTCTTTCGGCGCGCGCGTCGCGTTCGAAACCGCCTGGCAGTTGGAGCTGGCGGGCGAGGTGGTGGAGAATTTGTATCTGCTGGCGCCCGGCTCGCCGAAACTGCGCGATGACCGGGTGGCCGGCATGAGCCGTACGGCGGATTTTGATAACCCCGGTTATCTGACCATCCTGTTCTCGGTATTTATCGGCAGTATTACCGACCCGGCGCTGGCGCGCTGTCTGGAAACGGTGCGCGACGAGGAAAGCTTTGTGGCCTTTATCACCGGCCTTAACCCGGCGCTGGATGACGGGCTGGTACGGCGTATTACCCGCATTGTGGCGCAGACCTTCTCGTTCACCTACACCTTCAGCGAGCTACAGCAGCGGCAACTGAACGCGCCGGTCACCATCGTCAAGGCGCAGGGCGACGATTACTCATTCATCGAGAATCACGGCGGATTTTCCACCCAGCCGCCCACAGTGCTGGAGCTGATGGCGGATCACTACAGCATGCTGAAAGCGCCGGGGATAGACGAACTGACGAGCGTCATCCAGTATCAACAGTCGCCTTCCAGTCTGGTGGGGTGA